GGTATTCCTGCAGTGTTCATCCTTCCGATCAGTGAATAATACGGTTCCTTGACCTCGCCGTGGATGCCAATCCCATAGATGGCGTCGACCAGCAGGTCATAGCCGGTCAGTTCCTCACCGCCGTAGACCTTGGTTACGTCCTCCACCGGTCCCAGGTTCTTCCGGGGCGCCATCCTCTTGATGAACTGGGGAGGCCGGGCCAACAATACCTTCACGGTGTTGTTCTCACGAAGGTACTTGGCTGCGACCAGGCCGTCGCCCCCGTTGTTCCCCATGCCGCAGATGATCGCAATGCGTTTTCCGTTCCCGTACTCCGCGGTGATAGCCTTTGCCACGGCGTATCCGGCATTTTCCATAAGGGTCTCCACTTGGACGCCCAGATACTCGGAATTGACATCGATCACGGTGACCTCACGGAAGGTGAGCATGACACTAGAATCCATGGCATCATGGATAATCCTTTTCCAAGCCAATCATCCGAGTCGAGCGAATCGTCTGACATATCTTTGACGGTCCAAGATCTGACAACGGGCGTGCCGCTTGCCGTAGGGGGAGGATCCGTGAACCCTGGAGCGAACCCTCTCTTCTCCGCCAGACATGGCTGATGGCCTCAGCATCTAACTGAGGTTTTGGCCGCCTCTGCCTGGAACGGGCTGATTGAGACAAAGGAGAGATCAGGTTGGTTCAAAATGCTCGACATGCTCCTTCCGACATGTCATGATCCGTTGCCAGAACTGCCACAACAACCTTTATATCTGCCTGGATTGAATCGAATTCAACGATGGCATACAAGATTCCTGAGATCAAAACGGATTATATTTGGGGAGTATCGAGGATACTATTGGGTTGGATATTCCTTTGGGCATTCTTGGATAAGACCTTCGGCCTCGGATTTGCGACGGCCTCTAGCCATTCCTGGATCAATGGTGGATCGCCTACAACATACTACCTTGGCAATGTTTCCGGGGGGATCTTTGAGGGTATTTACAGCAGTATCGCAGGCAACCAAGTTGTCGACGTGCTTTTCATGGCAGCATTGTTGCTCCTCGGAGTAGCTCTGATACTTGGGATCGGGAGCAGGATATCGGCCTACGGTGGGGGACTGCTCGTCCTGTTGCTGTGGTCCACCCAGGTTCCTCCAACGAACAACCCATTTATCGATGAGCACATAATCTACTTGTTCCTCCTGTTCGGTCTCTGGAGGGTCAAGGCCGGTCGCACGATCGGGTTGGGTACCTGGTGGTCGAATACGAAGCTTGTCAAGAGATTCCCTTGGTTGGAGTGATATCCCCGCATTACTTGAAATCCAACCAATCCCATAAAACTGAATACTGAGGTCGGATAATGACGTTTTATGGGCAATCCAGCCTCCTCATGGGTGCTCGGAGTTTGAATAGATTATTTATTATTTTAATATTGTATTATGACCAGTGGAATTATGTTTGGGTCCAGAGAATGGCATTACATCAATCGGAGCATGTCCAAGCTTTGCCAAACCTAACGATTTAATACATCCACTCCAATTTATCGCCCTGGAAGGGAATCTGAAATTGAGCGACGTTAAACGACTCGTGCTGGACGTATTGAAGCCGCATCACCCCTCGATCGTGGAGCTAGCCAAAAGGCTTGGAGCGGTCGAAGGGATATCGGGTGTGAACTGCACGCTGGACGAGGTTGACCAGGAGACCGAGAGCATCAAGATCACCATTGAAGGGAATTCCATCGACTACGACATGGTAGAACAGGTCATCACCGAATCGGGCGCGGTCGTGCATTCCGTCGACAGCGTCTCCGCCGGCAAGAAGCTGGTGGAAGAAGTGGAAACGCCTCAGGACCGCTGATATCTTACCAGCGCCTGACCTACTTTCAGCATGAGCAACGTCTTGGGGAGCGAATGCTCCACCAGGACCCTGCCGGTGTGATTGAACCAGTTGCCCGGGTAGGATTTGTCCGTCTCTATCTTGAATTCGAGACCCATCTGCTTGACCGCCTTTGCGATAAGCTCGACGTTAGGGCTGTTGATCGACAATTTTCTGCTGACCTTACGCCCGCTATCCCTGGTTCGACTAATGTCAAAATATTCGGGCCAAAGGACCCATGCCTTATCCTCGTCAAGGGTCATGGGATCCCTTCAGGGGGTACGGTCACTCCTTGACCAGTACCGCGTTGACCGCTCCGTGCTGTCCCGGCCTCGAGGTGACCTTGGCCAGTCCCAATTCGGTCTGGATCAAGGCGCCCTTGTTGATTATGTTACGCTGAACATAGTTCGGGTTGGCCGAGTTCTTCTTGACGGTGACGATCTTGGACTTTTGGGCCTTCATGGTCGCCGGGTCAATGACGTTGGCGAATGACGCCTTGAGCATCCTGACCTTGACGTTTGCACCCCTGGTCCTCATGATGAGAGAGCGCTCTGCGCCCAGAAGCGTGAATGTCGGCTCCTTGCCGATCTCGAATCGTCTCTTCTTCCTGCCGAGGCGGAGCCTTCCACCTGACGGCTTCCTCTTGGATTTCCCTTGCCACAGTGCCATAGCAATCCGTGGCCTCTAAAATAAAGCGGGGTATTAATACCTATCTTCACCCTAGGCGCTGTTCGAGCAGTTTGACGCTCGGCACATCTCCCAATTCCAGAAGGCCGGAATATCCTTCCTTCGCCGGGCCTGGATTCATGAAGACGATACCGTCCTTTTCCACGATACCGCGGTCCTCATGGATGTGACCGGACAATACCACCCTCGGCTTGAACTCTTCCACGAGCTTATCGATGGAAACGCTGCCTACGTGCTTTCCGGAGAAAGGGACGTCCAAGACCCCGAACGGAGGGCAGTGCAGGACCAAGATCATACCCCTTTCCATCACTGGACGGAGCTGGGTCATGATTTCCTCCTCTGAATACTCGTTCGGCGTGTCGAAGATGGTCGGGTTTGAACCGCCCATGCCTCCAAGGACGTAGTCGCCCAATCGGACCTTGTTCAGGTGCAGCGAGACCGAACTCCGTTCGATGTATGCAAGCGTTCCCGCCGGATCGCAATTGCCGGGGACGGCGAACGTTCTTCTTTTCAGGCCTCCGAGGAACTCCCCGGCCCATTCCGGCGGCCCGAAATGGGTTATGTCGCCCAGAACGATCGTCCCGTCAAGGTCCATGGTCTCGATGAGCTCGTTGGCCCATTTGACCACCTTGTCTCGCCTGTGCACGTCCGACAGAACCAGGAACCGCATGGAAGTCGCCGTTTTCACATAATCGGGCACATTACATTAATGTTGCTCAGATGAACCCGAAATTGAGGTCCTGGAATATCAACAGGTAGGAGATCAGGAACCCTAGGATCGCACCGCCGTTGAGCAGCGGCAGGCCGGCCTGCGGTCTACCAGTGGCAACATAGCGCATGAGAACGCCGAAGCCGATGCAAGCTCCGATGAGGGTCCCGGCGGTAACGTAGACATCCGCATGTGCGATCTGTGTGATGGGGGCCAGGTATGGTAGGTAAGCCATGACCGACACGATCAATATGCCGGGTATAACGGCGTCACCAACTCCCATGATCATCGTCTCCCTTTCCTGGTCCCTGTCCCGGTCCTTAAGGTCGATGTTGTCCATCTGCTCGACCTTGAAGTCCAGCTTCTTGGGGACGTAGAACAGGACCGGGAGGCGCATCTTGGTCACGCCCTCCGCCAGAGAAAGCATGTGCTTGGTCTTGTAGACCGAGATCGCGTCGTACACGGCGAGGATGCTGAGCAGTATGAGCGCAGGGAAGATCCCCAGGGAGATCCCCAGGATCGCGGTCGCTCCAACTCCGATCAGGACC
This genomic window from Methanomassiliicoccales archaeon contains:
- a CDS encoding DUF211 domain-containing protein, with translation MSDVKRLVLDVLKPHHPSIVELAKRLGAVEGISGVNCTLDEVDQETESIKITIEGNSIDYDMVEQVITESGAVVHSVDSVSAGKKLVEEVETPQDR
- a CDS encoding signal recognition particle subunit SRP19/SEC65 family protein, encoding MTLDEDKAWVLWPEYFDISRTRDSGRKVSRKLSINSPNVELIAKAVKQMGLEFKIETDKSYPGNWFNHTGRVLVEHSLPKTLLMLKVGQALVRYQRS
- a CDS encoding 30S ribosomal protein S8e, whose product is MALWQGKSKRKPSGGRLRLGRKKRRFEIGKEPTFTLLGAERSLIMRTRGANVKVRMLKASFANVIDPATMKAQKSKIVTVKKNSANPNYVQRNIINKGALIQTELGLAKVTSRPGQHGAVNAVLVKE
- a CDS encoding metallophosphoesterase; protein product: MRFLVLSDVHRRDKVVKWANELIETMDLDGTIVLGDITHFGPPEWAGEFLGGLKRRTFAVPGNCDPAGTLAYIERSSVSLHLNKVRLGDYVLGGMGGSNPTIFDTPNEYSEEEIMTQLRPVMERGMILVLHCPPFGVLDVPFSGKHVGSVSIDKLVEEFKPRVVLSGHIHEDRGIVEKDGIVFMNPGPAKEGYSGLLELGDVPSVKLLEQRLG
- a CDS encoding presenilin family intramembrane aspartyl protease PSH, which produces MRNPAQYLVMFAIFIFVPVAAIYLLPLLLSTGDYQAFQDPQSPVNPLLYFALILGMTVLMLVLIKFAKERIMKAIFYTAMTISMFSILLPIFFYLIGDVNISLVLAIAGAVGLMGWLVLRPEWYVIDSVAVLIGVGATAILGISLGIFPALILLSILAVYDAISVYKTKHMLSLAEGVTKMRLPVLFYVPKKLDFKVEQMDNIDLKDRDRDQERETMIMGVGDAVIPGILIVSVMAYLPYLAPITQIAHADVYVTAGTLIGACIGFGVLMRYVATGRPQAGLPLLNGGAILGFLISYLLIFQDLNFGFI